From the Bdellovibrio reynosensis genome, one window contains:
- a CDS encoding DUF5602 domain-containing protein produces MKEFVLFLCLLFAGFNAQAFIINGEEKSIGNGSAWAFADITSDGFPKAIGMAFTEGALQGLPPDMFILELFLPSVLNIPPYSHMNIDWNPHGHEPDGVYNVPHFDFHFFFIPPEVQKAITCMGDDRAVCLTQPSPEEIPPFYVPTPEGVPGMGWHWVDSRSPELNGGKFTSTMIYGFYAGDMNFVEPMITRDFFLSKKSHHANIPTPLHYAKNGIYPTSYSVTFNSIEKVYYVTMKNTESK; encoded by the coding sequence ATGAAGGAGTTCGTATTATTTCTTTGTTTGTTATTCGCCGGCTTTAATGCCCAAGCATTCATAATCAACGGCGAAGAAAAAAGTATCGGCAATGGTTCGGCCTGGGCCTTTGCAGATATCACCAGCGATGGCTTCCCTAAAGCCATAGGCATGGCATTTACAGAAGGCGCATTGCAGGGGTTACCCCCTGATATGTTTATCCTTGAGTTGTTCTTGCCATCGGTTTTAAACATTCCGCCCTATTCGCATATGAACATTGATTGGAATCCCCACGGGCATGAGCCTGATGGCGTTTATAACGTGCCTCACTTTGATTTTCATTTTTTCTTTATTCCACCGGAAGTGCAAAAGGCTATTACTTGCATGGGAGATGATAGAGCGGTTTGTTTGACTCAGCCATCACCTGAAGAAATCCCGCCCTTCTACGTGCCGACTCCCGAAGGAGTACCTGGTATGGGCTGGCATTGGGTGGATAGCAGATCTCCAGAATTAAACGGCGGAAAATTCACATCAACCATGATTTATGGATTTTATGCAGGCGATATGAACTTCGTGGAACCAATGATCACCCGAGATTTTTTCTTGTCTAAAAAATCCCACCACGCGAATATTCCGACGCCGTTGCACTATGCGAAGAATGGAATTTATCCAACTTCTTACAGCGTTACGTTTAACAGCATCGAAAAAGTTTACTATGTCACTATGAAGAATACGGAATCAAAATAA
- the rnhA gene encoding ribonuclease HI — translation MENQHRNYLLIYSDGACSGNPGPGGWGSVILLPENSVIELGGGEYSTTNNRMEMMAALEALRQVSHRAEPIHFYTDSTYLIRGITQWIWGWRKRNWKTADGEDVSNRDLWEEIAKVVQARSAMGKIDWRYSRGHIGTPGNERCDRIAVGFSKNDHVQLYTGPYNTYSVNLLDVPGDHSLPEMRQAGAAKKEAFSYLSNLGGLVYRHRNWPSCQKRVSGQSGAKFKKAMSQAEEFEILKAWGLSPATEIKEG, via the coding sequence GTGGAAAACCAACATCGAAACTATTTGCTGATTTATTCTGACGGAGCTTGCTCTGGTAATCCTGGCCCTGGTGGGTGGGGGAGTGTGATCCTGCTTCCAGAAAATTCAGTTATCGAACTGGGTGGTGGTGAATATTCCACAACCAACAATCGCATGGAGATGATGGCCGCCCTTGAGGCATTACGACAAGTTTCCCACCGCGCAGAGCCCATTCACTTCTACACGGATTCTACTTACCTGATTCGCGGAATCACCCAGTGGATCTGGGGCTGGCGCAAGCGCAACTGGAAAACTGCAGACGGCGAAGACGTTTCTAACCGGGACCTGTGGGAAGAAATCGCCAAAGTCGTTCAAGCTCGCAGCGCCATGGGAAAAATTGACTGGCGATATTCCCGTGGTCACATTGGAACCCCGGGTAATGAACGTTGTGATCGTATCGCCGTTGGTTTTTCTAAAAACGATCATGTGCAGTTGTACACAGGGCCTTACAATACTTATTCAGTAAATCTGCTGGATGTCCCTGGCGATCACTCTTTACCAGAAATGCGTCAAGCTGGAGCTGCGAAAAAAGAAGCGTTCAGTTATTTGAGCAATTTGGGTGGATTGGTGTATCGCCATAGAAATTGGCCTTCTTGTCAGAAAAGAGTGAGCGGTCAATCCGGTGCAAAATTTAAAAAAGCCATGTCCCAAGCAGAAGAGTTTGAGATTTTAAAAGCCTGGGGATTAAGTCCCGCCACAGAAATTAAAGAGGGATAG
- a CDS encoding SDR family NAD(P)-dependent oxidoreductase, producing MEIANRHILVTGASRGIGKAFAKMCAEDKANLYLILRKNDEEIVKELQQAGAKSVKVFETDLRSREAVTALIEQLKEIPVDILFNNAGILTGGLIEEQNIEHIYQMLQVNVNSLIQLTHGVLPGMIARKRGKIINNSSVSAYMHFPCASTYAASKAAVAAFTDCIRIELKETGVTTLLLITPGIRTRMFDEVETVFGKNFQIPEDTISPHKYAQMIREAVLHDLPVLEPSGLTGVGLKVAKFVKPLFEIEVARRFKRN from the coding sequence ATGGAAATTGCAAACCGCCACATCCTAGTCACTGGTGCCAGTCGCGGAATTGGCAAAGCCTTCGCAAAAATGTGTGCTGAAGATAAAGCCAATCTTTATTTGATCTTGCGAAAAAACGACGAAGAGATCGTCAAGGAACTGCAGCAGGCCGGCGCGAAATCGGTGAAGGTTTTTGAAACCGATCTGCGCAGCCGCGAGGCTGTCACTGCGTTGATTGAGCAGCTTAAAGAAATCCCCGTAGATATTCTTTTTAACAACGCTGGAATTTTAACCGGCGGCTTGATTGAGGAACAAAACATTGAGCACATCTATCAAATGTTGCAAGTGAATGTGAATTCCTTAATTCAACTGACCCATGGTGTATTGCCAGGGATGATTGCCCGCAAGCGCGGTAAGATCATCAATAATTCTAGCGTTTCAGCGTATATGCATTTCCCTTGTGCTTCGACCTATGCCGCAAGTAAAGCCGCGGTGGCAGCTTTCACTGACTGCATTCGCATTGAACTAAAAGAAACCGGCGTGACCACATTATTGTTAATTACACCAGGCATTCGCACCCGCATGTTTGATGAAGTTGAAACAGTCTTTGGCAAGAACTTCCAAATTCCAGAAGACACCATTTCGCCCCATAAGTATGCGCAGATGATTCGTGAAGCTGTGTTGCATGATTTGCCGGTGCTTGAGCCGTCAGGATTGACTGGTGTGGGATTAAAAGTGGCTAAGTTTGTTAAGCCACTTTTTGAAATCGAAGTCGCAAGAAGATTTAAAAGAAACTAA
- a CDS encoding alpha/beta hydrolase → MYNRSEGFFKGYKDINLFFQVWNNPEAIGTVIVTHGHGEHSESYHRLIKAFENDKWNFYGWDLRGHGRSEGRRGFVANFDDYCEDYKIFLEMVLKNEKIKNGPVILFAHSMGGLIQLKTLIRNPDIRCDAIVISSPLLGVSVPVPLFKSKGAGLLNALIPQITMSNELTNDMLTRDPDVIREYEQDALRHGRISPGSFLGMLESFDFVRPRGSHITKPALFILAENDPVVSTAEAKKFYDALGSSKKELYVYPDAKHELVNDIIRNTVFADIKKFMDGFLESK, encoded by the coding sequence ATGTACAATCGATCTGAAGGTTTTTTTAAAGGCTATAAAGATATCAACTTGTTCTTCCAGGTTTGGAACAATCCAGAAGCCATCGGCACTGTGATTGTGACCCATGGACATGGCGAACATTCCGAATCCTATCACCGCTTGATTAAAGCATTTGAAAACGACAAATGGAATTTCTATGGCTGGGACTTACGCGGCCATGGACGCTCTGAAGGTCGTCGCGGATTTGTCGCAAACTTTGATGACTATTGCGAAGATTATAAAATCTTTTTAGAGATGGTTTTAAAAAATGAAAAGATCAAAAATGGTCCGGTGATTCTTTTTGCCCATTCTATGGGTGGATTGATTCAACTAAAAACTTTGATCCGCAATCCTGACATCAGATGTGATGCGATTGTCATCAGCTCTCCGTTGTTAGGAGTTTCTGTTCCAGTACCTTTATTTAAATCTAAAGGCGCGGGCTTACTGAATGCGCTAATTCCGCAAATCACCATGAGTAACGAACTTACTAACGACATGCTGACTCGCGATCCAGACGTGATTCGTGAATATGAACAAGATGCTTTAAGACATGGGCGTATTTCACCTGGATCATTCCTTGGAATGTTAGAGTCTTTTGATTTTGTTCGTCCGCGCGGAAGCCATATCACGAAGCCGGCGTTATTTATCTTAGCTGAAAATGATCCGGTGGTAAGCACTGCTGAAGCGAAGAAGTTTTACGATGCCTTGGGAAGTTCTAAAAAAGAATTGTACGTCTATCCTGATGCCAAGCATGAACTTGTGAATGATATCATTCGCAACACTGTTTTTGCTGATATTAAAAAATTCATGGATGGTTTTTTGGAGTCTAAATAA
- the nadB gene encoding L-aspartate oxidase: MSTHRCDVLIVGSGTAGLALALKLSSFGKVIVLAKESAGGTNSAMAQGGISAVMSEEDSFDSHIQDTIIAGAGLCKETVVTNYVKQAPERIHDLINWGVNFDVRKKGSEESNEIDLTREGGHSFRRILHFEDQTGLEIHRTLLARVQENPNIQMMERFYAIDLIVNKEVDPDDMSPVTCIGCYALNKETGEVHTFLAKNTALATGGAGKVYLYTSNWAGASGDGIAMAYRVGARISNLEFMQFHPTCLYHRESRNFLISEALRGEGGELIDSQGHAFMHKYHRLGSLAPRDVVARGIDNEMKKTGAPCVYLDMTKLDREFLKSRFPTIFNKCLEFGIDMSTQPIPVVPAAHYLCGGVVTDLNGQTDIPGLWAVGETACTGLHGANRLASNSLLECLTTAHNCSEHLKQHWDEYHFFEKEPKAWTHPQEANDDEMIVINHMWDEIRRLMWNYMGIVRSNKRLARAQHRLKNILAETKEYYSNMKIHSDILELRNIATVADLSVECALRRHESRGIHYNIDYPETSSYAHDTIVVRGLI; this comes from the coding sequence ATGAGTACTCATCGTTGTGACGTTTTGATTGTCGGCTCTGGCACTGCGGGCCTTGCCCTGGCACTGAAGCTTTCCTCATTCGGAAAAGTGATTGTCCTCGCAAAAGAATCTGCGGGTGGCACTAATAGCGCCATGGCCCAGGGGGGCATTTCTGCCGTCATGTCTGAGGAAGACAGCTTTGATTCTCACATCCAAGATACGATCATCGCCGGCGCTGGCCTTTGCAAAGAAACTGTCGTCACCAATTATGTTAAGCAAGCCCCTGAACGCATTCACGATTTGATAAACTGGGGCGTGAATTTCGACGTCCGTAAAAAAGGCTCTGAAGAAAGCAATGAGATCGATTTGACGCGCGAAGGCGGACACAGCTTCCGTCGTATTTTGCACTTCGAAGACCAAACTGGTTTAGAAATTCACCGCACTCTTTTAGCTCGTGTTCAAGAAAATCCCAACATCCAGATGATGGAGCGTTTTTACGCCATCGACTTGATCGTTAATAAAGAAGTAGATCCTGACGACATGAGCCCTGTGACCTGTATCGGCTGTTATGCTTTGAACAAAGAAACCGGCGAAGTGCACACTTTCTTAGCAAAAAATACCGCATTAGCTACTGGTGGAGCGGGCAAAGTTTATCTTTACACTTCCAACTGGGCTGGCGCTTCGGGCGATGGAATTGCCATGGCTTACCGAGTGGGTGCGCGCATTTCAAATCTTGAATTCATGCAGTTCCACCCCACTTGCCTTTATCATCGTGAATCTAGAAATTTTCTAATTTCTGAAGCTTTGCGCGGTGAAGGAGGCGAACTGATTGATTCCCAAGGGCACGCTTTCATGCACAAGTATCATCGCCTTGGGTCCCTTGCCCCGCGCGATGTTGTCGCTCGTGGCATCGATAACGAAATGAAAAAAACCGGTGCCCCGTGCGTGTATCTGGATATGACGAAATTGGATCGCGAGTTTTTAAAAAGCCGCTTTCCGACGATATTCAATAAGTGCTTAGAGTTCGGCATCGACATGAGCACTCAACCGATTCCAGTCGTTCCCGCTGCCCACTATCTTTGCGGCGGCGTCGTGACAGACTTAAATGGCCAGACGGATATTCCGGGTTTATGGGCCGTTGGCGAGACTGCGTGCACAGGCTTACATGGTGCTAACCGTTTAGCTTCCAATTCTTTACTTGAATGTCTGACTACAGCCCATAACTGTTCTGAACATTTAAAGCAGCATTGGGATGAATATCATTTCTTTGAAAAAGAGCCGAAGGCGTGGACCCATCCGCAAGAGGCCAATGATGACGAGATGATCGTGATCAACCACATGTGGGATGAAATTCGGCGCTTGATGTGGAACTACATGGGGATTGTTCGCTCTAACAAACGTCTGGCACGGGCCCAACACCGTCTTAAAAATATTTTAGCGGAAACCAAAGAATACTATTCCAACATGAAAATCCATTCTGACATCTTAGAGCTGCGCAATATTGCGACAGTCGCTGATTTATCAGTAGAATGCGCGCTTCGCCGTCATGAATCCCGCGGTATTCATTACAACATCGACTATCCAGAAACTTCATCCTACGCACACGATACAATCGTGGTCCGGGGCTTGATTTGA
- a CDS encoding sensor histidine kinase → MKVKLIAVLVAIATVFIGAVLWRTDSFVYGDRLSWVEAQTRTQLGSINNSLAAEFKSLQRVITTFNAENFQKGKLNFSSLSPYYAAASFSLNGSELEPQTILAKENSKAANWTPEFVKAAVGTIPERTADLRFFVKPFQDSQQGRYVALIFIEGNRAYGLFGSGEIFQSLIDAQRGALSSFSIVTTTGLTVGHSVPEYLGTVMRDDPVFRDAQKSGASHGSNTFKLKSGELYGMYEKIPATNLVVLSSAPLTETMKGRSGLWWQYLLMGLGLVAVGVAAILFVTSSADKESEDLQAQLQALKAKPMPAPVQEKVMTHDPELVQKEKVEASMRVASALAHEMRGPLASILGYSQMILAKTPESDIVQSTDSILRETRAARGVLDKLLGFAGEEVKEKNSLKVEGPLVKALKSVEGLLSQKGVKLTKNIQDTSALDLHADAIIRAISNILHNSVEAMERMANKEIKVSLFEENDGVHLEIEDSGEGIEAQNLEKIFDPFFTTRSFHNHMGLGLSVAFGIFKEHGADVKVESKKGQGTKMSVIFKKVQTASVLKAPEVKEDEVIIATELPQLKDESPARVEAEEEFAQVQLAPSTPAPASPLDVNIDKMLEFPEAHEVAAPVEPSEPVAAASEVAETKKPIPPPPANSSSFNDDEFSFIDGFNEPAKAAAPVQAPVLETAEVGASGPTGAELATMDDELTPVNLINPPKMAMRQKVSKLDSYHVEIRRPGKRL, encoded by the coding sequence ATGAAAGTAAAACTTATCGCCGTTCTCGTTGCTATTGCGACGGTATTTATTGGCGCTGTTTTATGGCGAACCGACAGTTTCGTTTATGGGGATCGCTTAAGCTGGGTCGAGGCGCAAACGCGCACTCAACTTGGTTCGATCAATAACTCCCTTGCAGCTGAATTTAAATCCCTGCAAAGAGTGATCACCACCTTCAATGCGGAAAATTTTCAAAAAGGAAAACTGAATTTCAGTTCGCTTTCACCTTACTATGCAGCCGCTTCGTTTTCATTGAATGGTTCTGAATTAGAACCCCAAACTATTTTAGCAAAAGAAAATTCCAAAGCAGCAAACTGGACACCTGAATTTGTAAAGGCCGCTGTCGGAACGATTCCTGAAAGAACCGCGGATCTTCGATTCTTTGTAAAACCTTTTCAAGATTCTCAACAAGGTCGTTATGTTGCTTTGATTTTCATCGAAGGCAATCGCGCTTACGGTCTTTTTGGTTCTGGTGAAATTTTTCAAAGTTTGATTGATGCCCAAAGAGGCGCCCTCAGTTCTTTTTCCATCGTTACAACGACGGGTCTTACTGTAGGCCACTCTGTTCCAGAATACCTAGGCACGGTGATGCGCGATGATCCTGTTTTTAGAGACGCGCAGAAAAGCGGAGCGTCCCATGGAAGCAACACTTTCAAGTTAAAATCTGGCGAACTTTATGGCATGTACGAAAAAATCCCAGCAACAAACTTGGTGGTTTTAAGTTCAGCGCCATTAACTGAAACCATGAAGGGTCGCAGTGGCTTGTGGTGGCAATACCTACTGATGGGACTTGGTCTTGTCGCTGTGGGTGTTGCTGCGATTTTATTTGTGACTTCTTCAGCAGATAAAGAATCTGAAGATCTGCAAGCGCAACTGCAGGCTTTAAAAGCAAAACCAATGCCGGCACCTGTACAAGAAAAAGTAATGACCCACGATCCAGAACTTGTGCAAAAAGAAAAAGTCGAAGCCTCAATGCGTGTGGCTTCAGCTTTAGCCCATGAAATGCGTGGACCATTGGCTTCAATCTTAGGTTACTCACAAATGATTCTGGCGAAGACTCCGGAATCAGACATCGTGCAAAGCACAGATTCCATTTTGCGTGAAACCAGAGCCGCCCGCGGTGTCCTTGATAAACTGCTTGGTTTTGCTGGTGAAGAAGTAAAAGAAAAAAATTCTTTAAAAGTCGAAGGCCCTTTAGTGAAAGCGTTAAAGTCTGTTGAAGGCTTGCTATCACAAAAAGGGGTGAAGCTTACTAAGAACATTCAAGACACTTCCGCGTTGGACTTGCACGCTGACGCCATCATTCGCGCGATCTCAAATATCCTGCACAATTCGGTTGAAGCCATGGAACGAATGGCCAACAAAGAAATCAAAGTCAGCTTGTTTGAAGAAAACGATGGCGTTCATTTAGAAATAGAAGATTCAGGCGAAGGCATTGAAGCCCAAAACCTAGAAAAAATCTTTGATCCGTTTTTCACTACACGCTCATTCCATAATCACATGGGCTTGGGACTTTCAGTCGCATTCGGGATTTTCAAAGAACACGGCGCTGACGTCAAAGTTGAATCGAAAAAGGGCCAAGGCACAAAGATGAGCGTGATCTTTAAAAAGGTGCAAACGGCAAGCGTATTGAAAGCTCCAGAAGTGAAGGAAGACGAAGTGATTATTGCGACTGAGTTACCACAGCTTAAAGACGAATCCCCAGCGCGCGTTGAAGCCGAAGAAGAATTCGCACAAGTGCAGTTGGCGCCATCAACGCCAGCTCCTGCTTCACCGTTAGATGTGAACATTGATAAAATGCTCGAGTTCCCCGAGGCCCACGAAGTGGCTGCGCCAGTTGAACCTTCTGAACCTGTGGCTGCGGCTTCGGAAGTTGCAGAAACAAAAAAACCAATTCCTCCGCCGCCAGCAAATTCTTCAAGCTTCAACGATGATGAGTTTTCTTTCATCGATGGTTTTAATGAACCAGCAAAAGCAGCGGCACCAGTTCAAGCTCCAGTGCTTGAAACTGCCGAAGTTGGCGCTTCAGGACCAACGGGTGCAGAACTTGCGACTATGGATGATGAATTAACTCCAGTGAACCTAATCAATCCTCCGAAAATGGCAATGCGACAAAAGGTTTCTAAGCTTGATTCATATCATGTTGAAATTCGTCGTCCTGGAAAGAGGCTTTAA
- a CDS encoding GGDEF domain-containing protein — protein MNIRDHSSQFSVFVFTTGVDLGASAKVYLSQAGYDAYFFQDVQTLEERVKENAPHFIVFATSALSGALSDFVEKIHGHNDDIKFIAITSISQFDILAQYNNHGFVDVISDEVAALESRIVWSVDRACEKLYLTYQNEQLFDDLQKTTAEKEEVHTAALSAMKKAEEKAPIVNISMRIGEYRSAASKEDLIQKYLTHIPPVLCVFFKFLPSVRSFVATHAQGIPASDIQGVGVQLESNDMKELGSQLAMGLLPARFNEMLVEAFHLNPPKALPLYAHHNLEGIFVYSGNIQPEEAALLGEEFSLMSVCYTNFALEKKVDSLEVQDFVTELYNRNYYSKIITDEVSRSRRVKQPVSVVKVALDDFYEIETSLGEAVRDELLKSVATVIVKTSRSNDVTCRTAANEMAMVLPHCSKKGAALRAERLRRIIEATSFLDNGMKVSVSLGISEYPSLCDSAKTLDESASKALMHIADKGGNKICLYKAPDSHKPEFEVTLD, from the coding sequence TTGAATATTCGTGATCATAGCTCTCAGTTTTCAGTTTTTGTTTTTACCACAGGTGTGGATCTGGGGGCGTCGGCGAAAGTTTATCTTTCTCAAGCCGGTTATGATGCTTATTTCTTTCAAGACGTCCAAACCCTAGAAGAGCGAGTGAAAGAAAATGCTCCGCACTTTATCGTGTTTGCGACGTCCGCGCTTTCGGGTGCTTTAAGTGATTTCGTTGAAAAGATCCATGGGCACAATGATGATATCAAATTTATCGCGATCACTTCTATTTCCCAGTTCGATATATTAGCTCAGTACAACAACCACGGTTTCGTGGATGTTATTTCTGATGAAGTCGCAGCCTTAGAATCCCGCATCGTGTGGTCGGTGGACCGGGCCTGTGAAAAGTTGTATCTGACTTACCAAAACGAACAACTTTTTGACGACCTTCAAAAAACTACTGCTGAAAAAGAAGAAGTTCACACCGCTGCTCTTTCGGCGATGAAAAAAGCAGAAGAAAAAGCGCCGATAGTAAATATCTCAATGCGCATCGGTGAATACCGTTCGGCGGCTAGTAAAGAAGACTTGATTCAGAAGTATCTGACTCATATCCCGCCGGTGCTTTGCGTGTTCTTTAAATTTTTACCATCGGTTCGCTCGTTTGTAGCAACCCATGCCCAAGGAATTCCGGCGTCCGATATCCAAGGTGTCGGAGTGCAATTAGAATCTAACGACATGAAAGAGTTGGGTTCGCAGCTTGCAATGGGATTATTGCCAGCACGTTTTAACGAAATGCTGGTTGAAGCTTTTCATTTAAATCCACCGAAAGCATTGCCGTTATACGCTCATCATAATTTAGAGGGTATCTTCGTTTACTCTGGTAATATCCAACCAGAAGAAGCTGCGCTTTTAGGCGAAGAGTTTTCTTTGATGTCTGTATGCTACACGAACTTCGCATTAGAAAAGAAAGTAGACTCTTTAGAAGTTCAAGACTTCGTTACAGAGCTTTACAACCGTAATTATTACTCAAAGATTATTACCGATGAAGTTTCAAGATCTCGCCGTGTGAAGCAGCCCGTTTCCGTGGTTAAAGTGGCGTTAGACGACTTCTACGAGATTGAAACTTCTTTAGGCGAAGCAGTTCGTGATGAACTTTTAAAATCCGTAGCAACTGTGATTGTAAAAACAAGTCGCAGTAACGATGTGACTTGCCGAACGGCCGCTAACGAAATGGCCATGGTTTTACCTCACTGTTCTAAAAAAGGGGCGGCCCTTAGGGCAGAACGTTTACGTCGTATCATCGAAGCGACAAGCTTCCTAGATAACGGCATGAAGGTTTCCGTTAGCTTAGGTATTAGTGAATATCCTTCGCTATGTGATTCCGCGAAAACTTTGGACGAGTCAGCAAGCAAGGCGCTTATGCATATTGCTGACAAGGGTGGAAATAAAATTTGCCTTTATAAAGCGCCAGACAGTCACAAACCCGAATTTGAAGTGACATTGGATTAA
- the alr gene encoding alanine racemase codes for MEMYRRTFAEINLDNLRHNIRVLQTTFPDAPFLCPMVKANAYGHGDVQLARFLETLGIQHLGVCLIEEGLLLRNFGVKAEILVFRGFDREGAEKIIQYNMTPVVSSWDHIEHLESVASSPVSIHLKFDTGMNRLGFRPEEAQKVFDRLWQNKYIRLKAIATHLFNGEDGVDPNGQSARQLKTLDQISKIFKPFNIFCHALNSAGILSKAALLKKGVSKDHPLFLQNWGLRPGLMIYGYNPLPQDNPLDLLPVMSFKSHVGTYRHLKAGETVSYGGTWKAEKDSVIAVVPVGYADGYHRILSNQSSAVFAGQRARVIGNVCMDYLMLDVTEFVQGKDLADFKDAEVTLFGYGSDGSFLSPEELAKLAKSITWEMLTSVGERVPRVYTGLDASFIAEEIGGQ; via the coding sequence ATGGAAATGTACCGACGAACCTTTGCGGAAATTAACTTAGATAATCTTAGGCACAATATTCGTGTCTTGCAGACGACATTTCCAGATGCGCCGTTTTTATGTCCTATGGTGAAGGCTAATGCCTATGGCCATGGTGACGTTCAATTAGCAAGATTTCTTGAAACCCTAGGAATTCAACACCTGGGTGTCTGTCTTATCGAAGAAGGTCTGCTATTAAGAAACTTTGGCGTTAAAGCAGAGATTCTTGTATTCCGTGGCTTTGATCGTGAGGGTGCTGAAAAAATCATCCAATACAATATGACTCCGGTGGTAAGTAGCTGGGATCATATTGAGCATCTTGAATCCGTGGCTTCTTCACCGGTTTCCATCCATTTAAAGTTTGATACGGGCATGAACCGTCTTGGTTTCAGACCCGAAGAAGCGCAGAAAGTTTTTGATCGTCTTTGGCAGAATAAATACATTCGTTTAAAGGCTATTGCGACACACCTGTTTAATGGTGAAGACGGTGTTGATCCTAACGGGCAAAGTGCAAGGCAGCTTAAAACCTTAGATCAAATCAGCAAGATCTTTAAGCCTTTCAATATTTTCTGCCACGCTTTAAATAGTGCGGGGATTTTAAGTAAGGCAGCTTTACTGAAAAAAGGTGTCAGCAAAGATCATCCGCTGTTTTTGCAAAACTGGGGTCTGCGCCCAGGTTTGATGATTTACGGGTATAATCCGCTACCTCAGGATAATCCATTAGATCTTTTACCGGTGATGAGTTTTAAATCCCACGTCGGCACCTACCGGCATCTTAAAGCGGGTGAAACCGTTTCCTACGGCGGCACTTGGAAAGCAGAAAAAGATTCTGTTATAGCTGTTGTCCCAGTGGGATATGCGGATGGTTATCACCGTATTTTATCCAATCAAAGCTCTGCCGTATTTGCTGGCCAAAGAGCGCGAGTGATTGGAAATGTGTGCATGGATTATCTCATGTTAGATGTGACTGAATTTGTTCAAGGTAAAGACCTTGCTGATTTCAAAGATGCCGAAGTCACATTGTTTGGTTACGGATCTGACGGCAGTTTTTTATCTCCGGAAGAGCTTGCTAAACTTGCAAAAAGTATTACTTGGGAAATGCTTACCAGCGTCGGTGAACGGGTTCCGCGAGTTTATACTGGCCTTGATGCAAGCTTTATTGCCGAAGAAATTGGAGGGCAATAA
- a CDS encoding MlaE family ABC transporter permease — MNLTQKLYRWISNLGAFVINSLKRLIGETGNIVIFFNESVRLIFAQPSRFPEIIRHMEFIGNQSVGIICLTGVFTGLALSFQLYLGFKLFNAVNMVGPTVALGITRELGPVLTGLIVAARAGGAMAARLGTMRVNEQIDALDVMGVNTKQYLISPRIVAAFICMPLLVAVFDFVAMMGSYFLCVKLVQLDEAIFWQKISDFIEVKHINEGLVKGMIFGIYFATICTYRGFYTKGGAKGVGDATNEGVVQSMVGIIILDYFVSNLIRFFYNVMGIS, encoded by the coding sequence ATGAATTTGACCCAAAAACTTTACCGATGGATTTCAAATCTGGGTGCGTTTGTTATTAACTCTCTTAAAAGGTTAATCGGCGAAACGGGTAATATCGTTATCTTTTTTAACGAAAGCGTTCGTTTGATTTTTGCCCAGCCATCAAGGTTTCCTGAAATCATTCGCCATATGGAATTCATCGGCAATCAATCTGTCGGTATCATTTGTTTGACCGGAGTTTTCACTGGTCTTGCACTGTCGTTTCAACTTTATCTTGGTTTTAAACTTTTTAATGCCGTAAATATGGTGGGACCCACTGTAGCCTTAGGGATCACTCGTGAATTAGGCCCGGTCTTAACCGGTTTGATCGTGGCCGCAAGAGCGGGTGGTGCGATGGCAGCTCGCCTTGGCACGATGCGAGTGAACGAACAAATCGATGCCCTTGATGTGATGGGAGTCAATACCAAGCAGTATTTGATTTCCCCGCGTATCGTGGCCGCTTTTATTTGTATGCCGTTACTTGTTGCCGTGTTTGACTTCGTGGCGATGATGGGAAGTTACTTCCTTTGTGTAAAGTTAGTTCAGTTAGATGAAGCGATCTTCTGGCAAAAGATATCTGATTTTATCGAAGTTAAACACATCAACGAGGGCCTTGTAAAAGGCATGATCTTCGGAATTTATTTTGCTACTATTTGCACCTATCGCGGTTTCTATACTAAGGGTGGCGCCAAAGGAGTGGGTGATGCCACCAATGAAGGCGTCGTACAAAGTATGGTTGGTATTATTATCTTAGATTACTTCGTGTCTAATTTGATTCGCTTCTTTTACAACGTTATGGGGATTTCCTAA